Proteins co-encoded in one Brassica oleracea var. oleracea cultivar TO1000 chromosome C4, BOL, whole genome shotgun sequence genomic window:
- the LOC106342828 gene encoding S-adenosylmethionine synthase 2-like translates to MESFLFTSESVNEGHPDKLCDQVSDAVLDACLEQDPESKVACETCTKTNMVMVFGEITTKAKVDYEKIVRDTCRAIGFVSADVGLDADTCKVLVNIEEQSPDIAQGVHGHFTKRPEEIGAGDQGHMFGYATDETPELMPLSHVLATKLGARLTEVRKNGTCPWVRPDGKTQVTVEYYNENGAMVPVRVHTVLISTQHDETVTNDEIARDLKEHVIKPVIPAKYLDEKTIFHLNPSGRFVIGGPHGDAGLTGRKIIIDTYGGWGAHGGGAFSGKDPSKVDRSGAYIARQAAKSVVASDLARRALVQVSYAIGVPEPLSVFVDTYGTGKIPDKEILKIVKENFDFRPGMMTINLDLTRGGNGRFLKTAAYGHFGREDPDFTWEVVKPLKAEKA, encoded by the coding sequence ATGGAGTCGTTTCTGTTTACATCAGAGTCAGTGAACGAGGGACACCCAGACAAACTCTGCGACCAAGTCTCCGACGCAGTCCTAGACGCTTGCCTCGAGCAAGACCCTGAAAGTAAAGTCGCATGCGAGACTTGCACCAAGACCAACATGGTCATGGTCTTTGGCGAAATCACCACCAAGGCCAAAGTTGACTACGAGAAAATCGTCCGTGACACATGTCGCGCCATCGGCTTCGTCTCAGCGGACGTCGGCCTAGACGCTGACACCTGCAAAGTCTTGGTCAACATCGAGGAGCAGAGCCCCGACATAGCTCAAGGAGTTCACGGTCATTTCACAAAACGCCCTGAGGAGATCGGAGCTGGTGACCAAGGTCACATGTTTGGGTACGCAACGGACGAGACTCCTGAGCTTATGCCGTTGAGCCATGTCTTGGCCACGAAGCTCGGTGCGCGTCTCACTGAGGTTAGGAAGAACGGGACTTGCCCATGGGTTAGACCTGACGGGAAGACTCAAGTCACCGTTGAGTACTACAACGAGAACGGTGCTATGGTCCCTGTCCGTGTGCACACCGTTCTTATCTCAACTCAACACGATGAGACTGTAACCAACGATGAGATCGCACGTGACCTCAAAGAGCACGTGATCAAGCCGGTGATCCCCGCCAAGTACCTAGACGAGAAAACCATCTTCCACCTAAACCCATCAGGGAGATTTGTCATCGGTGGTCCACACGGTGACGCTGGTCTAACCGGACGCAAGATCATCATCGACACGTACGGTGGCTGGGGAGCTCACGGTGGTGGTGCATTCTCGGGCAAAGACCCATCTAAAGTGGATAGAAGCGGGGCGTACATAGCTAGACAAGCGGCTAAGAGCGTTGTGGCTAGTGATCTAGCACGCAGGGCTCTTGTTCAGGTCTCTTACGCCATTGGTGTCCCCGAGCCGTTGTCTGTTTTTGTTGATACTTATGGAACAGGGAAGATTCCAGACAAGGAGATTCTCAAGATTGTGAAGGAGAACTTTGATTTTAGGCCGGGGATGATGACTATTAACCTTGACCTCACGAGAGGTGGGAATGGGAGGTTCTTGAAGACTGCTGCGTATGGACACTTTGGTAGGGAGGATCCTGACTTTACCTGGGAGGTTGTTAAGCCTCTCAAGGCAGAGAAGGCTTAA